The stretch of DNA TCTTGGCTGTGATGGCCTTTGATCGCTACATGGCCATCTGCAACCCTCTGCTTTATGGCAGTAAAATGTCCAGGACTGTCTGTGCTCATCTCATCTCTGTGACATACATCTATGGGTTCTCTGTTAGCCTAATCTGCACACTGTGGACATATGGCCTGTACTTCTGTGGAAACTTTGAAATCAACCACTTCTATTGTGCTGACCCTCCTCTTATCAAGATTGCCTGTGGAGGGGTCCACATTAAAGAATGCACCATGATTGTTATTGCTGGGATTAATTTCACATATTCCCTCTCAGTGGTTCTCATTTCCTATACCCTCATCATAGCAGCTGTGCTGCACATGCGCTCTGCCGATGGCAGGAGGAAGGCATTCTCCACGTGTGGGTCCCACCTGACAGCTGTTACCATGTTTTATGGGACTCTCCTCTTCATGTATCTCAGGAGGCCCACTGAAGAGTCTGTGGAGCAGGGGAAGATGGTGGCTGTG from Bos mutus isolate GX-2022 chromosome 19, NWIPB_WYAK_1.1, whole genome shotgun sequence encodes:
- the LOC102278586 gene encoding LOW QUALITY PROTEIN: olfactory receptor 5M9-like (The sequence of the model RefSeq protein was modified relative to this genomic sequence to represent the inferred CDS: inserted 2 bases in 1 codon); translated protein: MPNFTDVTEFVLLGLTSHQELQVLFFVVFLVVYMITLIGNIGMIILISISLQLQSSMYFFLSHLSFVDVWFSSNVTLKMLENLLSDXKTISYVGCLVQCYFFTALVHVEVYILAVMAFDRYMAICNPLLYGSKMSRTVCAHLISVTYIYGFSVSLICTLWTYGLYFCGNFEINHFYCADPPLIKIACGGVHIKECTMIVIAGINFTYSLSVVLISYTLIIAAVLHMRSADGRRKAFSTCGSHLTAVTMFYGTLLFMYLRRPTEESVEQGKMVAVFYPTVIPMLNPMIYSLRNKDVKEAVNKAIIKANLRQ